A region of Campylobacter sp. MG1 DNA encodes the following proteins:
- a CDS encoding TraV family lipoprotein: protein MKKYLLLATLGLALSFNACANNNVNKAKQQEILKAKQKQEQQLKDEEKRLLKTDTNYAKNHITKSLKENYDRPMQNPLFQNPKFAIVTIMPYMSADDTYHEFERIWVKITNGNFVLSQHKIKKSKK from the coding sequence ATGAAAAAATATTTATTATTAGCAACCTTAGGTTTAGCTTTAAGCTTTAATGCTTGTGCTAACAATAATGTAAATAAAGCAAAACAACAAGAGATATTAAAAGCTAAACAAAAACAAGAGCAACAATTAAAAGATGAGGAAAAAAGGCTTTTAAAAACCGATACTAATTATGCAAAAAATCATATTACTAAATCTTTAAAGGAAAATTATGATAGACCTATGCAAAATCCGTTATTTCAAAATCCAAAATTTGCGATAGTAACAATTATGCCTTATATGTCAGCTGATGATACCTACCACGAATTTGAGAGGATATGGGTAAAAATCACTAATGGTAATTTTGTTTTAAGT
- a CDS encoding TraB/VirB10 family protein, whose amino-acid sequence MNKLIEKFNKLFNSFFSNSNTDPNELQKKRKKTLLLILGGLFAFIVLAMNSTTKTNPFSNDAVENKRSIFKDSTTSNVTHEKWTAEAIDKLEQSQKLSKEQIERTKVLEKELLELKESYKNLKNNNDEVRQDNTNQQVIQSEMQIQKNGFNFTPPNTEEIEKDKEAKPLFVDTPKQPIKRTQTNYIMLDNVLESIKINDEEEDLKNSDKEAKNDKKDNFIIPATSVLKAVLLSGFDAPTLAQAKTNPAPILLKVTDLSIGANQFSQDLRDCFILAEGYGDLSSERAYLRTTTLSCVNNDSKNIVADLSGFVSGEDGKNGLRGRVVTKQGALISRTIIAGFLSGIGEAFSNRGLVSTTTSDGNVISGFDGKLSDTEIANQGLGKGISNAAEKLADFYLKMADQISPVIEISANREVDIILTKNLVIDFNGLETLKTNINNEE is encoded by the coding sequence ATGAATAAGTTGATTGAAAAATTTAATAAATTATTTAACTCCTTTTTTAGCAATTCAAATACTGATCCAAATGAGTTGCAAAAGAAAAGGAAAAAAACTTTATTGTTAATATTAGGAGGTTTATTTGCCTTTATTGTATTAGCAATGAATTCAACTACTAAAACTAATCCTTTTTCAAATGATGCTGTAGAAAATAAAAGAAGTATATTTAAAGATAGCACTACATCTAATGTAACACATGAAAAATGGACTGCTGAGGCCATTGATAAATTAGAGCAAAGCCAAAAACTTAGTAAAGAACAAATTGAAAGAACAAAGGTATTAGAAAAAGAATTATTAGAACTAAAAGAAAGTTATAAAAATTTAAAAAATAACAATGATGAGGTAAGACAAGATAATACTAATCAACAAGTAATTCAAAGTGAAATGCAAATACAAAAGAATGGTTTTAATTTTACCCCTCCAAATACTGAAGAAATAGAAAAAGATAAAGAAGCTAAGCCATTGTTTGTTGATACCCCAAAACAACCTATTAAAAGAACCCAAACTAATTATATTATGTTAGATAATGTGCTAGAGAGTATAAAAATAAATGATGAAGAAGAAGATTTAAAAAATAGTGATAAAGAGGCTAAAAATGATAAAAAAGATAATTTTATCATTCCAGCCACTAGTGTATTAAAAGCTGTTTTACTTAGTGGGTTTGATGCACCTACATTAGCACAAGCTAAAACTAACCCAGCACCTATTTTGTTAAAGGTTACTGATTTAAGCATAGGTGCTAATCAATTTTCACAAGATTTAAGAGATTGTTTTATTTTGGCTGAAGGTTATGGAGACTTAAGTAGTGAAAGAGCTTATCTTAGAACAACTACACTTTCATGTGTAAATAATGATAGTAAAAATATAGTAGCTGATTTAAGTGGCTTTGTGAGTGGAGAGGATGGAAAAAATGGTCTTAGAGGTCGTGTAGTAACTAAACAAGGTGCATTAATTAGCAGAACTATTATAGCTGGTTTTTTAAGTGGTATAGGAGAGGCATTTTCAAATCGTGGTTTAGTATCTACTACTACTTCCGATGGTAATGTTATAAGTGGTTTTGATGGAAAGTTAAGTGATACTGAAATAGCAAATCAAGGCCTAGGAAAAGGTATATCAAATGCTGCTGAAAAACTTGCTGATTTTTATTTAAAAATGGCTGATCAAATAAGTCCAGTAATTGAAATATCAGCTAATCGTGAGGTGGATATTATCCTAACAAAAAATTTAGTTATAGATTTTAACGGGCTTGAAACCTTAAAAACAAATATAAATAATGAGGAGTAA
- a CDS encoding TraK domain-containing protein — translation MKKNLAILSMLISNIAFAQITINDPSDGINISLSNSSVNRIVLPYPIKDVAYSKEKGLIINVNKNQAFIKFIPYQKEVVDSDNSNSNNANVIESKVVYDKAKSSEVFFVTKEKTFSFVFVPKNIKTQTIIINDTNKETNEIISEETANDHSTNIANLVKKVFSAKETPQGYKSININKMVYKDNIKTYYHKNNLQGALYDISVYEILNNTAQSITIEDKDFFNYIGDNPVAIAIYYDNEFNQLLPYAKAKAIIIAKKGGNK, via the coding sequence ATGAAAAAGAATTTAGCTATTTTAAGTATGTTAATTAGCAATATAGCATTCGCACAAATTACCATAAATGACCCAAGTGATGGTATAAACATTAGTTTATCAAATTCAAGTGTAAATAGGATTGTTTTACCTTATCCTATTAAAGATGTAGCATATTCAAAAGAGAAAGGTTTAATCATAAATGTTAATAAAAATCAAGCATTTATAAAGTTTATACCTTATCAAAAAGAAGTAGTTGATAGCGATAATTCAAATTCTAATAATGCTAATGTAATAGAAAGCAAAGTGGTATATGATAAGGCAAAGAGTAGTGAAGTATTTTTTGTAACAAAAGAAAAAACTTTTTCATTTGTTTTTGTTCCAAAAAATATCAAAACTCAAACTATTATAATAAATGATACTAATAAAGAGACAAACGAAATTATAAGTGAAGAAACTGCAAACGACCACTCAACTAATATAGCAAATTTAGTAAAAAAGGTTTTTTCAGCTAAAGAAACACCACAGGGCTATAAATCAATTAATATTAATAAAATGGTTTATAAGGACAATATAAAGACTTATTATCATAAAAATAATCTACAAGGTGCTTTATATGATATCAGTGTTTATGAAATATTAAATAATACGGCTCAAAGCATAACTATTGAAGATAAGGATTTTTTTAATTATATAGGAGATAATCCAGTAGCCATAGCTATTTATTATGACAATGAATTTAATCAATTACTACCTTATGCAAAAGCTAAAGCAATAATAATAGCTAAAAAAGGTGGTAATAAATGA
- a CDS encoding TraE/TraK family type IV conjugative transfer system protein, which translates to MLFSKYKSNLDKHIYENKTFKIITIVLSAVIVFQTFIIINKASSERVVFLPPKAISKEFSITNNELSKTYLEEVASFITYNMFNSTTELAQNNALNILMLTEPTAYYGTKKMLENQYEYLKRNNISRTFFINSIDTKKTRIVVSGILKSFIGSKVANSELTKLEIDYSVENGRFYITNLNAITEKQLKEIEEENKKELK; encoded by the coding sequence ATGTTATTTTCAAAATATAAATCAAATTTAGATAAACATATTTATGAGAATAAAACTTTTAAAATTATTACTATTGTTTTATCAGCTGTAATAGTTTTTCAAACTTTTATAATCATAAATAAAGCTAGTAGTGAAAGAGTTGTATTTTTACCTCCAAAAGCAATAAGTAAAGAATTTTCAATTACTAATAATGAATTATCAAAAACTTATTTAGAAGAAGTAGCCTCTTTTATTACCTATAACATGTTTAACTCAACTACAGAGTTAGCACAAAATAACGCATTAAACATATTAATGTTAACTGAACCAACTGCTTATTATGGCACTAAAAAAATGTTAGAAAATCAATATGAATATTTAAAAAGAAATAATATTTCAAGGACATTTTTTATAAATAGTATTGATACTAAAAAGACAAGAATTGTAGTTAGTGGCATTTTAAAATCCTTCATAGGTTCAAAAGTAGCTAATAGCGAACTTACAAAATTAGAAATTGATTATAGCGTTGAAAATGGGAGATTTTATATAACCAATTTAAACGCAATTACAGAAAAACAACTTAAAGAAATAGAAGAAGAAAACAAAAAGGAACTTAAATGA
- a CDS encoding DNA/RNA non-specific endonuclease produces the protein MFKKYFFGALLVATTSLNANNLYDKYKPSNEFLQFFKNCNQVLDNYYYLNCYNYKLKSSIALAYKLDEKYLKTHIKKRPKFESDYRIPKRYRTNWSDYLHSGYDRGHILSNQSMNATTNAQRSTFLMSNVVPQLPEINRKLMLKLERYERLLANNLKSIEILSLIFFDGKKYIKNGIAVPNEFFRMFKGNNFKKCFVIPNKDIDTNTPLKHFEVNCNLYIKKFLGVNYEK, from the coding sequence ATGTTTAAAAAGTATTTTTTTGGTGCTTTGTTAGTAGCTACAACTAGCTTAAATGCTAATAATTTGTATGATAAATACAAGCCAAGTAATGAGTTTTTACAATTTTTTAAAAATTGTAATCAAGTGCTAGATAATTATTATTATCTAAACTGCTATAACTATAAACTAAAAAGTAGTATAGCCCTTGCTTATAAATTAGATGAAAAATATTTAAAAACCCATATTAAAAAACGACCTAAGTTTGAAAGCGATTATAGAATACCTAAACGCTATAGAACTAACTGGAGTGATTATTTGCATAGTGGATATGATAGAGGACATATTCTATCAAATCAATCAATGAATGCAACAACTAACGCACAGCGTTCTACTTTTTTAATGAGTAATGTAGTGCCACAATTACCAGAAATTAATAGAAAACTTATGTTAAAACTTGAAAGATATGAACGCTTATTAGCTAATAATCTAAAAAGTATTGAGATATTAAGTCTTATATTTTTTGATGGTAAAAAATATATTAAAAATGGTATAGCTGTTCCAAATGAGTTTTTTAGAATGTTTAAAGGAAACAATTTTAAAAAATGTTTTGTTATACCTAATAAAGATATTGATACTAACACACCTTTAAAACACTTTGAAGTTAATTGTAACCTATATATTAAAAAATTTTTAGGAGTAAATTATGAAAAATAA
- a CDS encoding tetratricopeptide repeat protein, whose amino-acid sequence MKKLFFILSIGSLLCADDLTNYVNNKLMQSGGKNMTLEQKIRWHTQNMIDMSNQDYYDENAEFENYRYACEKKNNIDACNKAGVILYNQKSYKNALTWFEYTCSKKNGTGCNNAGDTCFEMKQYKKANAYYQKAINLGNISGYHNLAWSFANGLGKKVNNKRARELYTYACNKNYNTSCNNLGWFYLDGVGVAKNKKVAKRYFTKACNLKHNGACETLRNNF is encoded by the coding sequence ATGAAAAAATTATTTTTTATTTTAAGTATTGGTAGTCTATTATGTGCTGATGATTTGACAAATTATGTAAATAACAAACTAATGCAATCTGGGGGTAAAAATATGACGCTAGAACAAAAAATCAGATGGCATACGCAAAATATGATAGATATGTCAAATCAAGATTATTATGATGAAAACGCTGAATTTGAAAACTATAGATATGCTTGTGAAAAGAAAAACAATATAGATGCATGTAATAAGGCAGGTGTTATCTTATATAATCAAAAGTCTTATAAAAATGCTTTGACTTGGTTTGAATATACTTGCAGTAAAAAAAATGGGACTGGGTGTAATAATGCTGGTGATACTTGTTTTGAAATGAAACAATATAAAAAAGCAAATGCTTATTATCAAAAGGCTATTAACTTAGGTAATATAAGTGGTTATCACAATCTAGCTTGGTCGTTTGCAAATGGGCTAGGTAAAAAAGTTAATAATAAAAGAGCTAGAGAACTTTATACATACGCATGTAATAAAAACTACAACACAAGTTGTAATAATTTAGGTTGGTTTTACTTAGATGGCGTTGGTGTGGCTAAAAATAAAAAAGTTGCTAAAAGATACTTTACTAAAGCTTGTAATTTAAAACATAATGGAGCTTGTGAAACATTAAGAAATAATTTTTAA